One Oharaeibacter diazotrophicus DNA window includes the following coding sequences:
- a CDS encoding DUF1036 domain-containing protein, protein MPALAAATLLAGAAPALADLRLCNKTDSTVSVAIGYKAKDGWRSEGWWNIGGQKCGTLLSGALGSRYYYLYAVDANRGGEWSGKATMCTRRKMFTIVGVEDCVARGYERTGFFEIDTAEQRSWTVHLYQPTQKGNGAIR, encoded by the coding sequence GTGCCCGCGCTCGCCGCGGCGACCCTGCTCGCGGGCGCGGCGCCGGCACTGGCCGACCTGCGTCTCTGCAACAAGACCGACAGCACCGTCTCCGTCGCCATCGGCTACAAGGCCAAGGACGGCTGGCGATCGGAAGGTTGGTGGAACATCGGCGGGCAGAAGTGCGGGACGCTCCTCTCCGGGGCGCTGGGGTCACGGTACTATTATCTCTACGCGGTAGACGCCAATCGAGGCGGGGAGTGGAGCGGCAAGGCGACCATGTGCACCCGGCGCAAGATGTTCACCATCGTCGGCGTCGAGGACTGCGTCGCGCGCGGCTACGAGCGGACCGGTTTCTTCGAGATCGACACCGCCGAGCAGCGCAGCTGGACCGTCCATCTCTACCAGCCGACGCAGAAGGGCAACGGGGCGATCCGATGA
- a CDS encoding endonuclease/exonuclease/phosphatase family protein — MTLARSRLERALLAWRGTRGRRRERLAAALDAVLPARAADVAFPAEPARTSRIVVATYNVHKCVGTDGRFDPDRIADVVAELGADVLALQEADRRLGLRNGLLDLERLARTTGLELVPVAMRPLSHGWHGNALFVRGGAVRRIKRVPLPQAEPRGAVLAEIDLPAGRLRVVGAHLGLLKRSRRRQTAALLAALERAEPMPTVMMGDFNEWRPGRPDCPLAELEPLFGPTRQHHPSFPSRRPIFALDRILGWPIGAVEAIAVHDTPLARVASDHLPLKALVDLAVPLPVGTVEADAAARRD; from the coding sequence ATGACGCTCGCGCGTTCGCGCCTTGAACGAGCCCTCCTCGCCTGGCGCGGCACCCGCGGCCGGCGCCGCGAACGGCTCGCCGCCGCGCTCGACGCCGTGCTGCCGGCCCGCGCCGCCGACGTCGCCTTCCCCGCCGAGCCGGCGCGGACGTCGCGCATCGTCGTCGCCACCTACAACGTCCACAAGTGCGTCGGCACCGACGGCCGCTTCGATCCCGACCGCATCGCCGACGTCGTCGCCGAACTCGGCGCCGACGTGCTGGCCCTCCAGGAGGCCGACCGCCGGCTCGGCCTGCGCAACGGTCTCCTCGACCTCGAGCGCCTCGCCCGCACCACCGGCCTCGAACTGGTGCCGGTCGCGATGCGCCCGCTCAGCCACGGCTGGCACGGCAACGCCCTGTTCGTGCGCGGCGGCGCGGTCCGGCGGATCAAGCGCGTGCCGCTGCCGCAGGCCGAGCCGCGCGGCGCGGTGCTCGCCGAGATCGACCTGCCCGCCGGGCGCCTGCGCGTCGTCGGCGCCCATCTCGGGCTCCTGAAGCGCAGCCGGCGTCGCCAGACCGCGGCGCTGCTGGCCGCGCTCGAGCGCGCCGAGCCGATGCCGACGGTGATGATGGGCGACTTCAACGAGTGGCGGCCCGGCCGCCCCGACTGCCCGCTCGCCGAGCTCGAGCCGCTGTTCGGCCCGACCCGGCAGCACCACCCGAGCTTTCCCTCGCGCCGGCCGATCTTCGCGCTCGACCGCATCCTCGGCTGGCCGATCGGGGCGGTCGAGGCGATCGCCGTCCACGACACCCCGCTGGCGCGCGTCGCCTCCGACCACCTGCCGCTGAAGGCGCTGGTCGACCTCGCGGTGCCGCTGCCGGTCGGCACCGTCGAGGCGGATGCCGCCGCCCGCCGCGACTGA
- a CDS encoding alpha/beta fold hydrolase: MILLTLLAGLAGAGAVLAVASAVGAAAIDRRHPPHGRIVDVDGLSVHVVDVAPDPAGGEALPVLFVHGASGNLDELRAALGPRLADRRTIWFDRPGHGHSARGPRRMSAPVEQARIAAGLLDRLGVDRAVVVGHSWGGAVAAALAVTRPDKVAGLVFVAPATHPWPGGVTWYYTVSTLPVLGRLFAWTLALPVGALLLRPAAAGVFHPEPMPPAYPEVARIALVLRPETFLANARDVADLAANVAALAPRYPEIAVPTAVVTGDADTVVLPAIHSEGLVRDIAGAELVLLPGAGHMPHHTRPEAVVAAIARVAAAARESADAGASAPLRAVPESG, encoded by the coding sequence ATGATCCTCCTCACCCTCCTCGCGGGTCTCGCCGGCGCGGGCGCCGTGCTCGCCGTGGCGAGCGCCGTCGGTGCCGCCGCGATCGACCGCCGCCATCCGCCGCATGGCCGGATCGTCGACGTCGACGGCCTTTCCGTCCACGTGGTCGACGTCGCGCCGGATCCCGCCGGCGGCGAGGCGCTCCCCGTGCTGTTCGTGCACGGCGCCAGCGGCAATCTCGACGAATTGCGCGCCGCGCTCGGGCCCAGGCTCGCCGACCGGCGGACGATCTGGTTCGACCGGCCCGGCCACGGCCATTCGGCGCGCGGGCCGCGGCGGATGTCCGCGCCGGTCGAGCAGGCGCGGATCGCCGCCGGGCTGCTCGACCGCCTCGGCGTCGACCGTGCCGTGGTGGTCGGTCATTCCTGGGGCGGCGCCGTCGCCGCGGCGTTGGCGGTGACCCGGCCCGACAAGGTGGCCGGACTGGTGTTCGTCGCACCGGCGACCCATCCCTGGCCGGGCGGCGTCACGTGGTACTACACCGTCTCGACCCTGCCGGTGCTCGGCCGGCTGTTCGCCTGGACGCTGGCGCTGCCGGTCGGCGCGCTGCTCTTGCGGCCGGCGGCCGCCGGCGTGTTCCATCCGGAGCCGATGCCGCCGGCCTATCCGGAGGTGGCGCGGATCGCGCTGGTGCTGAGGCCGGAGACATTCCTCGCCAACGCCCGCGACGTCGCCGACCTCGCGGCCAACGTCGCGGCCCTCGCGCCGCGATACCCCGAGATCGCGGTGCCCACGGCGGTCGTCACCGGCGACGCCGATACGGTGGTGCTGCCGGCGATCCATTCCGAGGGGCTGGTGCGCGACATCGCCGGCGCCGAACTGGTGCTGCTGCCGGGCGCCGGGCACATGCCGCACCACACCCGGCCGGAGGCCGTGGTGGCGGCGATCGCGCGGGTGGCGGCGGCGGCGCGGGAAAGCGCCGATGCCGGCGCGTCTGCCCCCTTGCGCGCGGTGCCGGAAAGCGGTTAG
- a CDS encoding response regulator, giving the protein MKVLVVDDHVIVREGVARLLAAIDRVEIREAETTQDALAAFRRERPDVVVLDINLKGGSGLELLRRLRSEDPDTRVVIFSMYSDVVYATSARRAGAIGYVSKSATSDQLLTAVRRAARGETYVDTGIAEEMALSAFSPQEPSSQLTARELEILRMLADGRSLSDIADTLGVAYKTVANTCTRIKEKLGVERTADLIRFAIENQHIRVLGQTRDVSSRID; this is encoded by the coding sequence ATGAAGGTCCTCGTCGTCGACGACCACGTGATCGTCCGCGAAGGCGTCGCGCGCCTCCTGGCCGCGATCGACCGCGTCGAGATCCGCGAGGCCGAGACCACCCAGGACGCGCTCGCCGCCTTCCGGCGCGAGCGGCCCGACGTCGTCGTGCTCGACATCAACCTCAAGGGCGGCAGCGGCCTCGAGCTGCTCCGGCGGCTGCGCAGCGAGGATCCCGACACCCGGGTGGTGATCTTCAGCATGTATTCGGACGTGGTCTACGCCACCTCGGCGCGGCGGGCGGGAGCGATCGGCTACGTCTCGAAGAGCGCGACCTCCGACCAGCTGCTCACCGCGGTCAGGCGGGCGGCGCGCGGAGAGACCTACGTCGACACCGGCATCGCCGAGGAGATGGCGCTGTCGGCTTTCTCGCCGCAGGAGCCGTCGAGCCAGCTGACGGCGCGCGAGCTCGAGATCCTCCGGATGCTCGCCGACGGCCGCAGCCTGTCCGACATCGCCGACACCCTCGGCGTCGCCTACAAGACGGTGGCCAACACCTGCACGCGGATCAAGGAAAAACTCGGCGTCGAGCGCACCGCCGACCTGATCCGCTTCGCGATCGAGAACCAGCACATCCGAGTTCTCGGACAAACGCGCGACGTCTCGTCGCGGATCGACTGA
- a CDS encoding TerC family protein, which yields MEIFTSAGLAALLQVIAIDLVLAGDNAIVIGLAAAGLPKAQRAKAILVGIVAATVLRIGFAAAATQLLQILGLLLVGGILLLWVCWKMWRELRSSHAEEAAAEEALAGEDLNADGTIAGGAPQKTFAQAAWQIVVADVSMSLDNVLAVAGAAREHPTVLVIGLVLSIALMGIAASFIARLLNRFRWIAYVGLAIILYVAIEMIWRGAHEVWPAVAAVAATM from the coding sequence ATGGAAATCTTCACCTCCGCGGGTCTCGCCGCGCTACTCCAGGTCATCGCGATCGACCTGGTGCTGGCCGGCGACAACGCGATCGTCATCGGTCTCGCCGCCGCCGGCCTGCCCAAGGCCCAGCGCGCCAAGGCGATCCTGGTCGGCATCGTCGCCGCCACCGTACTGCGCATCGGCTTCGCCGCCGCGGCGACGCAACTGCTCCAGATCCTCGGCCTCTTGCTGGTCGGCGGTATCCTGCTCCTGTGGGTGTGCTGGAAGATGTGGCGCGAGCTGCGCTCCTCGCACGCCGAGGAGGCCGCGGCGGAGGAGGCCCTCGCCGGCGAGGACCTGAACGCCGACGGCACCATCGCCGGCGGTGCGCCGCAGAAGACCTTCGCCCAGGCGGCGTGGCAGATCGTGGTCGCCGACGTCTCGATGTCGCTCGACAACGTGCTGGCGGTCGCCGGCGCCGCCCGCGAGCACCCGACCGTGCTGGTGATCGGCCTCGTGCTGTCGATCGCCCTGATGGGCATCGCCGCGAGCTTCATCGCCCGCCTGCTCAACCGCTTCCGCTGGATCGCCTACGTCGGCCTCGCGATCATCCTCTACGTCGCGATCGAGATGATCTGGCGCGGCGCCCACGAGGTCTGGCCGGCGGTCGCCGCCGTCGCCGCGACCATGTGA
- a CDS encoding DMT family transporter, producing MQQRAEATVAVPEPSPVDRTALAVAALVAGAVAMGVSPTFVRLADVGPFASAFWRVALALPILAVWALSDGGTAALRRAFSAPSVWAAGLFFSGDLICWHLAIVNTSVANATFLATMAPVWVVLGSGLFIGERVEKSVFGGLALCLAGGAVLIGGSYTLAPEHLVGDLYGLATSVFFGAYFLAVRVARRTATSGSITFVNTAITAACLLAVASALEPRLLPSSAGGVAALFALAFVSHAGGQGLLAFALGHLSAAFSSLVIFLEAIAAALVAWAVLGETLGWQQVVGGLAILAGIFVARPRS from the coding sequence GTGCAGCAGCGAGCCGAAGCGACCGTCGCCGTCCCCGAGCCGTCCCCCGTCGATCGAACCGCCCTCGCCGTCGCCGCCCTGGTCGCCGGCGCGGTGGCGATGGGCGTGTCGCCGACCTTCGTCCGCCTCGCCGACGTCGGCCCGTTCGCCAGCGCCTTCTGGCGCGTCGCCCTCGCGCTGCCGATCCTGGCGGTGTGGGCGCTGTCCGACGGCGGCACCGCGGCGCTGCGCCGGGCCTTTTCGGCGCCCTCGGTCTGGGCCGCCGGCCTGTTCTTCTCCGGCGACCTGATCTGCTGGCACCTCGCGATCGTCAACACCTCGGTCGCCAACGCCACCTTCCTCGCCACCATGGCGCCGGTCTGGGTCGTGCTCGGCTCGGGTCTCTTCATCGGCGAGAGGGTGGAGAAGTCGGTGTTCGGAGGACTCGCGCTCTGCCTCGCCGGCGGCGCCGTGCTGATCGGCGGCTCCTACACGCTCGCCCCCGAGCACCTCGTCGGCGACCTCTACGGCCTCGCCACCTCGGTGTTCTTCGGCGCCTATTTCCTCGCCGTGCGCGTCGCCCGCCGCACCGCCACCTCCGGATCGATCACCTTCGTCAACACGGCGATCACCGCCGCCTGCCTGCTGGCGGTGGCGAGCGCGCTGGAGCCGCGGCTGCTGCCGTCGAGCGCGGGCGGCGTCGCGGCGCTGTTCGCCCTCGCCTTCGTCAGCCACGCCGGCGGCCAGGGCCTGCTCGCCTTCGCCCTCGGCCACCTCTCCGCCGCCTTCTCCTCGCTGGTGATCTTCCTCGAGGCGATCGCCGCCGCGCTGGTCGCCTGGGCCGTGCTCGGCGAGACGCTCGGCTGGCAGCAGGTCGTCGGCGGCCTCGCCATCCTCGCCGGCATCTTCGTCGCGAGGCCGCGGTCGTGA
- the pyk gene encoding pyruvate kinase → MRRNRKVKILATLGPASSEQSVIAALYRAGADLFRINMSHTSHDKLRELVTRIRAVEHEFGRPIGILADLQGPKLRLGTFASGPQMIEIGQRFTLHRGKVDGDRNGVHLPHEDIMDALRPGHRLLIDDGKLRLRTISNDGETAVTEVEVGGKISDRKGISLPDTILTSGAMTEKDHADLLAALDAEVDWIALSFVQRAEDVADVRKIVRGKAGVMSKIEKPQAVERLDEIMELSDALMVARGDLGVEMPLEAVPGIQKRITRMCRKAGKPVIVATQMLESMIQSPVPTRAETSDVATAVFEGADAIMLSAESAAGAYPVEAVETMSRIAEAQERNEYYSSILHAQRPDPQQTGADVISSAARQIAETLGVAAIVCFTSSGATGIRASRERPSTPIIALSPNRAMARRLALVWGLHSVVGDDARSLDDLVDRSCRIAYEEGFGRPGQRIIITAGVPFGTPGATNLLRIAFIGADGLSGI, encoded by the coding sequence ATGAGACGCAATCGCAAGGTCAAGATCCTCGCCACCCTCGGGCCGGCGTCGTCGGAACAGTCGGTGATCGCCGCGCTCTACCGCGCCGGCGCCGACCTGTTCCGCATCAACATGAGCCACACCAGCCACGACAAGCTGCGCGAGCTGGTGACGCGGATCCGCGCCGTCGAGCACGAGTTCGGCCGGCCGATCGGCATCCTCGCCGACCTGCAGGGCCCGAAGCTGCGCCTCGGCACCTTCGCGTCCGGTCCGCAGATGATCGAGATCGGCCAGCGCTTCACGCTCCACCGCGGCAAGGTCGACGGCGACCGCAACGGCGTGCACCTGCCGCACGAGGACATCATGGACGCCCTGCGTCCCGGGCACCGGCTGCTGATCGACGACGGCAAGCTGCGCCTGCGCACGATCTCCAACGACGGCGAGACCGCCGTCACCGAGGTCGAGGTCGGCGGCAAGATCTCCGACCGCAAGGGCATCTCGCTGCCCGACACCATCCTGACCTCGGGCGCCATGACCGAGAAGGACCACGCCGACCTCCTCGCCGCGCTCGACGCCGAGGTCGACTGGATCGCCCTCTCCTTCGTGCAGCGCGCCGAGGACGTCGCCGACGTCCGCAAGATCGTGCGCGGCAAGGCCGGCGTGATGTCGAAGATCGAGAAGCCGCAGGCGGTCGAGCGGCTCGACGAGATCATGGAGCTGTCCGACGCGCTGATGGTCGCCCGCGGCGACCTCGGCGTCGAGATGCCACTCGAGGCGGTGCCGGGCATCCAGAAGCGCATCACCCGCATGTGCCGCAAGGCCGGCAAGCCGGTGATCGTCGCCACCCAGATGCTGGAATCGATGATCCAGTCGCCGGTGCCGACCCGCGCCGAGACCTCCGACGTCGCCACCGCGGTGTTCGAGGGCGCCGACGCCATCATGCTCTCGGCCGAATCCGCCGCCGGCGCCTACCCGGTCGAGGCGGTCGAGACCATGAGCCGGATCGCCGAGGCGCAGGAGCGCAACGAGTACTACTCCTCGATCCTGCACGCCCAGCGCCCGGACCCGCAGCAGACCGGCGCCGACGTGATCTCCTCGGCCGCCCGCCAGATCGCCGAGACGCTCGGCGTCGCCGCCATCGTCTGCTTCACCTCCTCGGGCGCCACCGGCATCCGCGCTTCGCGCGAGCGGCCGTCGACGCCGATCATCGCGCTGTCGCCGAACCGGGCGATGGCGCGCCGGCTGGCGCTGGTCTGGGGCCTGCACAGCGTCGTCGGCGACGACGCCCGCAGCCTCGACGACCTCGTCGACCGCTCCTGCCGGATCGCCTACGAGGAGGGCTTCGGCCGTCCCGGCCAGCGCATCATCATCACCGCCGGCGTGCCCTTCGGCACCCCGGGCGCGACCAACCTCCTGCGCATCGCCTTCATCGGCGCCGACGGCCTCAGCGGCATCTGA
- a CDS encoding ribonuclease activity regulator RraA: MTTDASPLDPATAAVLATLSTATVTTILLGKGLRNVWMRGPVAQRDDGRRVVGPAFTLRFVPAREDLATPASWASPISTRAAIEAMPPGAVVVADAMGVTDAGVFGDILAARLARRGAAALVTDGAVRDRAGVLATGLPLWCAGAAAPPSVAGLTFVAWDQPVGCGGVAVFPRDVIVADGDGAVVIPAALVADVVAAGPEQERREAWIMTEVERGVALPGLYPMNAETRARYEAERDA; encoded by the coding sequence ATGACCACGGACGCCTCCCCCCTCGACCCGGCGACGGCGGCAGTGCTCGCCACGCTCTCGACGGCGACCGTCACCACCATCCTGCTCGGCAAGGGCCTGCGCAACGTCTGGATGCGCGGCCCGGTCGCCCAGCGCGACGACGGCCGCCGCGTCGTCGGCCCGGCCTTCACGCTGCGCTTCGTGCCGGCGCGCGAGGACCTCGCGACGCCGGCCTCGTGGGCCTCGCCGATCTCGACCCGCGCCGCGATCGAGGCGATGCCGCCCGGCGCCGTGGTGGTCGCCGACGCCATGGGCGTCACCGACGCCGGCGTCTTCGGCGACATCCTGGCCGCGCGGCTCGCCCGCCGCGGCGCCGCCGCCCTCGTCACCGACGGCGCGGTGCGCGACCGCGCCGGCGTGCTGGCGACCGGGCTGCCGCTGTGGTGCGCCGGCGCGGCGGCGCCGCCCTCGGTCGCCGGCCTCACCTTCGTCGCCTGGGACCAACCGGTCGGCTGCGGCGGCGTCGCGGTGTTCCCGCGCGACGTGATCGTCGCCGACGGCGACGGCGCCGTCGTGATCCCGGCCGCCCTCGTCGCCGACGTCGTCGCCGCCGGTCCCGAGCAGGAGCGCCGCGAGGCCTGGATCATGACCGAGGTCGAGCGCGGCGTCGCGCTTCCCGGGCTCTACCCGATGAACGCCGAGACCCGCGCCCGTTACGAGGCCGAGCGCGACGCCTGA
- the ykgO gene encoding type B 50S ribosomal protein L36 encodes MKIKNSLKSLLGRDRNNRLVRRKGRIYIINKKNPRYKARQG; translated from the coding sequence ATGAAGATCAAGAACTCGCTCAAGTCGCTGCTCGGCCGCGACCGCAACAACCGGCTCGTGCGCCGCAAGGGCCGCATCTACATCATCAACAAGAAGAACCCGCGCTACAAGGCCCGCCAGGGCTGA
- a CDS encoding HAMP domain-containing sensor histidine kinase, which yields MSLKARLVGAIALVLVLVLIAGGALTYNHAQRKVEVEMDAAMEVARNTVARRLENLGDSYRPIAYLEETIEIFDGDRHVAAALVDGTGAEMKRSVIPPPANEVPDWFLKLVAPTYPVEQVPLPVLGNHLGSIALYPDPRSEVDEVWADVRLNLTVLGGFSVAAFAFVTLVIGRALAPITGLSEAMRRIGQGDYAVAVPVGGSPELALLCRGCNDMARRLADMSARNRQLGEQLVRLQDEERAELARELHDEVGPLLFAVDVDVAEIARVVETTGGGPRGSVVAAKAAAARQAASAARTYVRDILGRLRPGLIGSLGLAAAIRELAAFHQSREPETAFDLDLSDVGFGPEVDAVVLAVVREAVVNAVKHARPRRIEIAVVDLGGEVAVRVVDDGAGLAPRAGPPVGYGLVGMRERVEAIGGSIAIGPRPTGRGTAVSAVIPVAGIPVPSAAPRAAEAEGVSP from the coding sequence GTGTCCCTGAAGGCTCGCCTCGTGGGCGCGATCGCGCTCGTGCTCGTCCTGGTGCTGATCGCCGGGGGCGCGCTCACCTACAACCATGCCCAGCGCAAGGTCGAGGTCGAGATGGACGCCGCCATGGAGGTGGCGCGCAACACCGTGGCGCGCCGGCTGGAGAACCTCGGCGACAGCTACCGGCCGATCGCCTACCTCGAGGAGACCATCGAGATCTTCGACGGCGACCGTCACGTCGCCGCGGCGCTGGTCGACGGCACGGGTGCCGAGATGAAGCGCTCGGTGATCCCGCCGCCGGCCAACGAGGTGCCGGACTGGTTCCTGAAGCTGGTGGCGCCGACCTATCCGGTCGAGCAGGTGCCGCTGCCGGTGCTCGGCAACCACCTCGGCTCGATCGCGCTCTATCCCGACCCGCGCAGCGAGGTCGACGAGGTCTGGGCCGACGTCCGGCTCAACCTGACGGTGCTCGGCGGCTTCTCGGTCGCCGCCTTCGCCTTCGTGACGCTGGTGATCGGCCGGGCGCTCGCCCCGATCACCGGCCTCTCCGAGGCGATGCGGCGGATCGGGCAGGGCGACTACGCCGTCGCGGTGCCGGTCGGCGGCTCGCCGGAGCTGGCGCTGCTCTGCCGCGGCTGCAACGACATGGCGCGCCGGCTCGCCGACATGTCGGCGCGCAACCGCCAGCTCGGCGAGCAACTGGTCCGCCTCCAGGACGAGGAGCGCGCCGAACTCGCCCGCGAACTCCACGACGAGGTCGGCCCGCTGCTGTTCGCCGTCGACGTCGACGTCGCCGAGATCGCCCGCGTCGTCGAGACCACCGGCGGCGGACCGCGCGGATCCGTCGTCGCCGCCAAGGCCGCGGCGGCGCGGCAGGCGGCGTCGGCGGCGCGCACCTACGTCCGCGACATCCTCGGCCGGCTCCGGCCCGGGCTGATCGGCAGCCTCGGGCTCGCCGCCGCGATCCGCGAACTCGCCGCCTTTCACCAGTCCCGCGAGCCGGAGACCGCCTTCGATCTCGACCTTTCCGACGTCGGCTTCGGGCCGGAGGTCGACGCGGTCGTGCTCGCCGTGGTGCGCGAGGCGGTGGTCAACGCGGTCAAGCACGCCCGGCCGCGTCGGATCGAGATCGCGGTGGTCGACCTCGGCGGCGAGGTCGCGGTCCGCGTCGTCGACGACGGCGCCGGCCTCGCCCCGCGCGCCGGCCCGCCGGTCGGCTACGGCCTCGTCGGCATGCGCGAGCGCGTCGAGGCGATCGGCGGATCGATCGCGATCGGACCGCGGCCGACCGGGCGCGGCACCGCGGTGTCCGCGGTGATCCCGGTCGCCGGCATTCCCGTCCCCTCCGCCGCGCCGCGCGCGGCCGAAGCAGAAGGCGTCAGCCCATGA
- a CDS encoding DUF2312 domain-containing protein — protein sequence MVADVADTGVAAEELKQFVERIERLEEEKKAIADDVRDVYAEAKGRGFDIKAIRAIVRLRAKEPHEREEEEAILELYKSALGMA from the coding sequence ATGGTCGCAGACGTTGCCGACACCGGCGTCGCCGCCGAGGAGCTGAAGCAGTTCGTCGAGCGCATCGAGCGTCTCGAGGAAGAGAAGAAGGCGATCGCCGACGACGTCCGCGACGTCTACGCCGAAGCCAAGGGCCGCGGCTTCGACATCAAGGCGATCCGCGCGATCGTGCGCCTGCGCGCCAAGGAGCCGCACGAGCGCGAAGAGGAAGAGGCGATCCTCGAGCTCTACAAGAGCGCGCTTGGGATGGCGTGA
- a CDS encoding N-formylglutamate amidohydrolase, with product MCEAPPSTVCDDDAPFERIDGARASGVLFLCDHASNRVPAPFGALGLPPAEFARHIAYDIGAARLTRRLAALAGAPALLTRFSRLVIDPNRGEDDPTLVMRLSDGAVVPGNAAIDAAGRADRIARLHRPYHAAIAAELDAFAAAGVVPAIVSLHSFTPAWKGRARPWHVAVLWDADPRLSRDLIAALAADGDLVVGDNQPYDGALEGDTLNRHGTARGLPHTLIEVRQDLVADDAGADAWADRLWAALAPILADPALHRIERHGSRTGRHRRRRPGESG from the coding sequence ATGTGCGAAGCTCCCCCGTCCACCGTTTGCGACGACGATGCGCCGTTCGAGCGGATCGACGGCGCCCGCGCCTCCGGCGTGCTGTTCCTGTGCGATCACGCCTCCAACCGGGTGCCTGCGCCCTTCGGCGCGCTCGGCCTGCCGCCGGCCGAGTTCGCCCGCCACATCGCCTACGACATCGGCGCCGCCCGGTTGACGCGCCGGCTGGCGGCGCTCGCCGGCGCGCCGGCGCTGCTGACGCGCTTCTCCCGCCTCGTGATCGACCCCAACCGCGGCGAGGACGACCCGACGCTGGTGATGCGCCTCTCCGACGGCGCGGTGGTGCCCGGCAACGCGGCGATCGACGCCGCGGGCCGCGCCGATCGGATCGCGCGGCTGCACCGGCCCTACCACGCGGCGATCGCCGCCGAACTCGACGCCTTCGCCGCCGCGGGCGTCGTGCCGGCGATCGTGTCGCTGCACTCGTTCACGCCGGCCTGGAAGGGCCGGGCGCGGCCCTGGCACGTCGCCGTGCTGTGGGACGCCGACCCGAGGCTCAGCCGCGACCTGATCGCCGCGCTGGCGGCGGATGGCGACCTCGTCGTCGGCGACAACCAGCCCTACGACGGCGCGCTCGAGGGCGACACGCTCAACCGCCACGGCACCGCGCGCGGCCTGCCGCACACGCTGATCGAGGTGCGCCAGGACCTCGTCGCCGACGACGCCGGCGCCGACGCCTGGGCCGACCGGCTGTGGGCGGCGCTGGCGCCGATCCTCGCCGATCCCGCCCTGCACCGGATCGAGCGGCACGGCTCGCGCACCGGCCGGCACCGCCGGCGGCGACCCGGCGAATCGGGTTGA